The window ACTTACCACCCGAGGTTTTCATTAACTCTTTAATACGATCGGTGATAAAAAGATTGCCGTTTTCATCAATATGACCCGCATCACCCGTTTTCAGGAAGCCGTGCTCATCGAACGTTTTTTCAGTCTCTTCTGGCATTTTGTAGTAGCCACGCATGACCATAGGGCCACGAACCAGAATTTCGTTGTTTGCGCCGATTTTCACTTGTGCGCCCGGCATCGATGAACCGATAGAATCAGGATCAAAACAGTGATCATTCCAACAGGATACGGTCGCAGTGGTTTCCGTCATGCCGTAGCCTAACTTAACGTTAATGCCCATCGCATGGAAGAAACGGCCGATGGTTTCATCCAGCTTCGCTCCACCACAAGGCATGAAGTTAATACGTCCACCTAATAGCGCACGTAACTTGCTCAGGACTAATTTATCCGCCAGAGCGTGAGCTTTACGTAGAACTATAGAAGGTTTACGTTTTTCCTGATGGCATAGCGCCATTTTAGCCCCCATGTTCACCGCCCAGGTAAACATGATCTTACGGTGGATCGGTGCTCGAGACACCTTCTCATGAATCGCAGAGAAGATCTTTTCGTAGAAGCGCGGCACCGCACACATCACAGTTGGACGAACCTGACTGAGCGCGTCTCGCACTTGCGCTGTATCTTTGAGGTAACAGTTGGTTGCGCCTTTATAAAGGACATAGAATGTCCACGCTCGCTCGAACACATGAGACAGTGGCAGGAAACACAGCGAGACATCATCCTGAGTCAGGCTCAAGCGTTTATCATGCCCTTCAAGCTGCGCCGCAATGTTAGCGTAATCCAACATTACCCCTTTCGGTTGCCCAGTCGTACCAGAGGTATAAATCAGGGTAAGCAAATCATCTTCACAGGCCTGTTCAAGACGAGCGTCCAACTCTTGCTGGTAACTTGCATCACCTTTCGCAATAAAGTCCTTCCAAGAGGCGACAAATGGATGATCTCCAAGTTCGATATCGTCAGACATCGCAACGATCAGTTCTAGCTGACTACACTGTTCGAAAATACTCACTGCTGCATCAAACTGAGGCTGCTCACCGACAAACAGGACTTTTACGTCTGCGTTGTCGATGATATACGCCGACTGCGCAGCCGTATTGGTCGGATAGATAGGAACCGTCACACTGCGCACTTGCAGTGCGGCGAAATCAGCAACCGTCCAGTGCGGCATGTTATTTGAAAAAATGCCGACCTTATCTTGAACTCTCAATCCCTGAGCCAAAAGTGCAAGCGATAGTTCATCCACTTGCTGACCAAATTGCTGCCAGGTAATACCTTGCCACTCACTGCCCACTTTATGTTTGAGAGCAATGCGAGTATCACCTTTCGCAATTTGTTCACGAATACGTTTAACAATATGAAAATCTAATTTGGCCATTTTTACTTACCTTTGGCTTACAGGTGTAAGCTAATTTTGCGAGCAAGTGTACTCACAGGATGGCAAAACGCAACTGACGAACATCAAACTTCTCTTCATTCAGAGACCAACTTCACTAATGATGGCAACCGCCCCCATTGACGTGCGAATAGAAAAGCATATAACCCTATGTTTATCTTAGTCATTACAAAAATAAAAAGCCCCAAAAGAGCGAGCCTTCCGGGGCTATGTAATTGTAAAATTTGATGAGTATTTGAGGCCGTTTTCTATCCCTCAACGTGACCTAAGCGACCAAAGTCATGACCCAAACCGTACTCTCATTTATTTTGTGCGATAACTTCGCCACAGATCATCATCAATTGATCACGAAGCCAAATGTGACCTTTGTCTTTCTCACTAGACTCATGCCAGCTCAGGTAACCACTGATGTCTTGGCTTTCAATTGGCAATTCCAGAATTTGCAACTGATCGCTGTTTGCCGCATTTTCAGCGATCCAACGCGGAGCAATCGTCACCAGCTCAGATTGACTTACCACATAAAGCAAGTTGCTAAGGCTTGAACCTTCATACGCAGCCTGACAATCAAGCTCACGATAAGCTTGCTCAGAGAAACTACGTTGACCATGCACTTTTGATAGTTTCGCATGCTTTTCGTTAATCAGTTGCTCTGCCGATACCACTCCCTGAATACGTGAATGCGTTTTAGAAGCTATCACCACCAATTCATCTTTAAAGATCTCCGTGCTCGAGAAACCTTGCTCATCAAAACGGGCATAGTCGATCACAAAATCGATCTCTTGGTAACGCATACGTTCAGAGAGAAGACGATCGAATTCTGCATCTAAATGAAGCTGAACACTTGGTGCCTGTTGTGCCACTTTAGACATGATCTTGGGCGCAAAACGTAAATCACATGGGCTACAGATAGCCAGTTTAAACAGACGCGTTGAAGACTCCGGCTGGAATACAGAGCTTGGTAGCTCGTTGCGGATTAACTGT is drawn from uncultured Vibrio sp. and contains these coding sequences:
- a CDS encoding long-chain fatty acid--CoA ligase; the protein is MAKLDFHIVKRIREQIAKGDTRIALKHKVGSEWQGITWQQFGQQVDELSLALLAQGLRVQDKVGIFSNNMPHWTVADFAALQVRSVTVPIYPTNTAAQSAYIIDNADVKVLFVGEQPQFDAAVSIFEQCSQLELIVAMSDDIELGDHPFVASWKDFIAKGDASYQQELDARLEQACEDDLLTLIYTSGTTGQPKGVMLDYANIAAQLEGHDKRLSLTQDDVSLCFLPLSHVFERAWTFYVLYKGATNCYLKDTAQVRDALSQVRPTVMCAVPRFYEKIFSAIHEKVSRAPIHRKIMFTWAVNMGAKMALCHQEKRKPSIVLRKAHALADKLVLSKLRALLGGRINFMPCGGAKLDETIGRFFHAMGINVKLGYGMTETTATVSCWNDHCFDPDSIGSSMPGAQVKIGANNEILVRGPMVMRGYYKMPEETEKTFDEHGFLKTGDAGHIDENGNLFITDRIKELMKTSGGKYIAPQMIEGAIGKDHFIEQIAVIADTRKFVSALIVPCFDSLEEYAKELNIAYHDRVELIKHHQVVEMLEKRVNELQKELAKFEQVKKFKLLPKAFSMDDGELTPTQKLRRKVINDKYQDEIEEMYKEKH
- the leuO gene encoding transcriptional regulator LeuO, translated to MLDKKDAMSAIASYRMESTLRGVDLNLLTVFDAVMQEQNITRAAHNLGMSQPAVSNAVARLKMMFNDELFIRQGRGIQPTQRARQLFGPIRQALQLIRNELPSSVFQPESSTRLFKLAICSPCDLRFAPKIMSKVAQQAPSVQLHLDAEFDRLLSERMRYQEIDFVIDYARFDEQGFSSTEIFKDELVVIASKTHSRIQGVVSAEQLINEKHAKLSKVHGQRSFSEQAYRELDCQAAYEGSSLSNLLYVVSQSELVTIAPRWIAENAANSDQLQILELPIESQDISGYLSWHESSEKDKGHIWLRDQLMMICGEVIAQNK